From the Desulfovibrio sp. TomC genome, one window contains:
- a CDS encoding enoyl-ACP reductase FabI, which produces MLMQDKKAVVFGVVNERSIAYGIAKSLTEQGAKLALGYAAEPIRKRIEPIAAALGADFIFQCNVSSDEEIAAAAGVVQEQWGSVDALVHSIAYANREDLTGRFIDTSREGFRVALDVSAYSLVALCRAFEPLLSPGASVMTLSYYGAGRVVANYNAMGVAKSALEASVRYLAVDLGKRGVRINAISAGPVKTMAASAIHGFRTILETIENRSPLGRNITLEDIGRCALYLASDLSSGTTGEVIFVDSGYNIMGV; this is translated from the coding sequence ATGTTGATGCAGGATAAAAAAGCCGTGGTCTTTGGTGTGGTCAACGAACGCAGCATTGCCTACGGCATTGCCAAGTCTCTGACCGAACAAGGGGCGAAGCTGGCCCTGGGCTACGCCGCAGAACCCATCCGCAAGCGCATTGAGCCCATTGCCGCCGCGCTTGGAGCTGACTTCATCTTTCAATGCAACGTCTCCAGCGACGAGGAGATCGCAGCTGCGGCCGGCGTCGTCCAGGAGCAGTGGGGCAGCGTGGACGCGCTGGTCCACTCCATTGCCTATGCCAACCGCGAGGATCTGACCGGCCGGTTTATCGACACCAGCCGGGAGGGGTTCCGCGTGGCCCTGGACGTGTCGGCCTATTCGCTGGTGGCCCTGTGCCGGGCCTTTGAGCCGCTGTTGTCCCCTGGCGCGTCGGTTATGACGCTGAGCTACTACGGCGCCGGGCGGGTTGTCGCCAACTACAACGCCATGGGCGTGGCCAAGTCCGCACTGGAGGCCAGCGTGCGCTATCTGGCCGTGGATCTTGGCAAGCGCGGCGTACGCATCAACGCCATCAGCGCCGGCCCGGTCAAGACCATGGCCGCCTCGGCCATCCATGGGTTCCGCACCATTTTGGAGACCATCGAAAACCGTTCGCCGCTGGGGCGCAACATCACCCTGGAAGACATCGGCCGCTGCGCCCTGTATCTGGCGTCCGACCTGTCGTCGGGCACCACCGGTGAAGTGATCTTCGTCGATTCCGGCTACAACATCATGGGTGTGTGA
- a CDS encoding MauE/DoxX family redox-associated membrane protein codes for MRVFGILARMALGLIFLAAAWDKIVDPMAFAKIIRNYQILPDMAVAGVALTLPWIEVVVGVCLLTGFAARGAALSGCLMMAVFLSAMAWAQHKGIATQCGCFTTKADDAISTVTFIRDGSIMVLALLVSVDVFVRARRA; via the coding sequence ATGAGAGTGTTTGGCATCCTGGCCCGCATGGCTCTGGGTCTTATTTTTCTGGCAGCGGCCTGGGACAAGATCGTCGATCCCATGGCCTTTGCCAAGATCATTCGCAATTATCAGATCTTGCCGGACATGGCGGTCGCCGGTGTGGCGCTCACCCTGCCCTGGATCGAGGTGGTGGTGGGGGTCTGTCTGCTGACCGGGTTTGCCGCTCGGGGGGCGGCCCTGTCCGGTTGTCTCATGATGGCCGTGTTCCTGTCGGCCATGGCCTGGGCCCAGCACAAGGGCATTGCCACCCAGTGCGGCTGTTTTACCACCAAGGCCGATGACGCCATCTCCACGGTCACGTTTATCCGCGACGGTTCGATCATGGTCCTGGCCTTGCTCGTCTCTGTGGATGTCTTTGTCCGGGCACGACGCGCCTAG
- a CDS encoding rhodanese-like domain-containing protein, producing MGQGTTRWLAPLWLELAVILVLGAGLSVAMNMARAEPVPWVVDFAALDKRDALRRGLETIDPHAALTMLGKPGVVFVDARTADEFAMHRVAGAKNLPQETMYGDLDAAAKSLGLAPEDRIVVYCGNLLCDKSKELGEALRTAGFSYVTVMPDGFEGWLLVGGPTEGGA from the coding sequence ATGGGTCAGGGTACGACGCGGTGGCTGGCGCCGCTGTGGCTGGAGTTGGCAGTCATCCTTGTGTTGGGAGCAGGCTTGTCCGTGGCCATGAACATGGCCCGGGCGGAACCGGTGCCCTGGGTGGTGGATTTCGCTGCCCTGGACAAGCGTGATGCGCTGCGGCGCGGGCTTGAAACCATTGATCCCCACGCAGCCCTGACCATGCTCGGCAAGCCCGGGGTGGTCTTTGTGGACGCCCGCACAGCGGATGAATTTGCCATGCACCGGGTGGCCGGGGCCAAGAACCTGCCGCAGGAAACCATGTACGGCGACCTGGACGCGGCGGCCAAATCCCTTGGGCTTGCCCCCGAGGATCGCATCGTGGTCTATTGCGGGAATTTGCTGTGTGATAAAAGCAAGGAACTGGGCGAAGCATTGCGCACTGCCGGATTCTCGTATGTCACGGTCATGCCGGATGGTTTTGAAGGCTGGCTGCTCGTTGGCGGGCCTACGGAGGGCGGCGCATGA
- a CDS encoding polymer-forming cytoskeletal protein, with protein sequence MDTKGVTLIYAIAALVLLAGVSAAIHSQYATTLGTMLEDNRADLATYAAYSGLNYARSQNDAALATLHTAGSTDFSMTNGVSFRLNVGVKDTGAGTYPVTVLGMANPGTSYVSNALMTANITPASSGGTNNSSGKNVNTAKNIKVAGYVEGDVLSETLSIQGGSTIAGSITTTSPTATLTISGGVKVGGTGEFVCSNANITVSGGSDVVNGDLYAQGDVLIDGGATINGNIYAKGSVTINGGSKVWGNIHSLSTVNFMNGSMGTASTKQYIYAADTVTVTGGSTIYVDIHSQANIDLQNITIYGNMYAKSGVTETQWNTHLYGNIYTNPTAPTPPVACATYTPPTAPTFTATTPITINSQKTFTAGNYYYTTFSTAWTDICFDVSAGDINIFVSGDASSNATIYVKTSTNGNCFNNSNKMDSIDETFYTSAAKIFLYTGGKFTLGGGVDWFGTVLASGSIYPAGGSSIIGSLHSINGTVNPDGSWYEIKYVESNYLSNH encoded by the coding sequence ATGGACACCAAAGGCGTTACGCTTATTTATGCCATAGCGGCCCTGGTTTTGCTCGCCGGCGTTTCCGCAGCAATCCACTCTCAGTACGCAACGACGCTTGGAACGATGCTTGAGGACAATCGGGCGGATCTGGCCACGTATGCCGCCTATTCGGGTTTGAATTATGCTCGGTCACAAAATGATGCCGCCCTGGCGACTCTCCATACCGCCGGAAGTACCGACTTCTCCATGACCAATGGCGTGAGCTTTCGCCTCAACGTAGGCGTCAAGGATACCGGTGCCGGCACCTATCCCGTCACCGTGCTCGGCATGGCCAACCCAGGCACCTCGTATGTATCCAACGCGCTCATGACGGCCAATATTACGCCGGCCTCTTCCGGCGGGACGAACAACTCCTCTGGGAAAAACGTCAACACCGCAAAAAATATCAAAGTTGCCGGGTATGTGGAAGGCGATGTGCTGTCTGAAACCCTGAGCATTCAGGGCGGTTCGACCATTGCCGGCTCCATCACCACAACCTCGCCCACGGCCACCCTCACCATTAGCGGCGGCGTCAAAGTGGGCGGCACAGGCGAATTCGTCTGCTCCAACGCCAACATCACGGTCAGCGGCGGCTCGGATGTGGTTAACGGCGATCTCTACGCCCAGGGCGACGTACTCATCGACGGTGGTGCAACCATCAACGGCAATATCTACGCCAAAGGCAGCGTGACCATAAACGGCGGTTCCAAGGTCTGGGGCAACATCCACAGTCTCTCCACCGTTAATTTTATGAACGGCAGCATGGGAACGGCCTCGACCAAGCAGTACATCTACGCCGCTGACACCGTCACCGTCACTGGCGGTTCGACCATCTATGTCGATATCCACAGCCAAGCCAACATCGACCTGCAAAATATCACGATTTACGGAAACATGTACGCCAAGAGCGGCGTCACAGAGACGCAGTGGAATACCCATCTGTATGGCAACATCTACACGAATCCAACAGCCCCGACGCCCCCGGTGGCCTGCGCCACCTATACACCGCCGACTGCGCCGACATTTACCGCCACAACCCCCATCACTATCAACAGCCAAAAAACATTTACTGCTGGAAACTACTACTACACCACATTCAGTACGGCCTGGACTGACATTTGCTTCGATGTGTCTGCCGGAGATATCAACATCTTCGTTTCAGGAGATGCCTCAAGCAATGCAACGATCTACGTTAAGACGTCTACAAACGGAAATTGCTTCAATAATAGCAACAAAATGGATAGCATTGACGAAACATTCTATACTTCCGCCGCCAAAATATTCCTTTATACCGGGGGTAAATTTACACTTGGCGGCGGAGTTGACTGGTTTGGAACAGTACTCGCTTCAGGAAGTATCTATCCTGCCGGCGGATCGTCTATTATTGGTTCGCTGCACAGCATAAACGGAACAGTCAATCCGGATGGGTCATGGTACGAAATAAAATACGTCGAATCAAACTACCTCAGCAACCATTAA
- a CDS encoding TetR/AcrR family transcriptional regulator translates to MSGVKVIPIGKPRTVRQRILESLGDLLARQGFDGLSLDVVAKAAGLERAVVLRHFQDLDDIVTAFGQSAAFWPTVAELREDVADRFAAMPPRAQLAHYFKATIRGLLARPRTLDILAWELMTRNRYTRLLEYPRVRAALEFFETVTGEVPESLDLTAVVAVLGGAGIFLAVRSRQSGVFGGLNLYDDTDRERVDRVLDLLLSGIMREAEVRL, encoded by the coding sequence ATGTCCGGGGTCAAAGTCATACCCATAGGCAAGCCGCGCACTGTGCGGCAACGGATCCTGGAATCCCTCGGCGATTTGCTGGCCCGGCAGGGGTTTGATGGCTTGTCGCTGGACGTCGTGGCCAAGGCGGCCGGACTGGAGCGGGCGGTTGTCCTGCGCCATTTCCAGGATCTTGACGATATCGTCACAGCCTTTGGCCAGTCTGCGGCTTTCTGGCCGACGGTTGCCGAGCTGCGCGAGGATGTGGCCGACCGGTTTGCCGCCATGCCGCCCCGGGCCCAACTGGCCCATTATTTCAAGGCGACCATCCGGGGCCTGCTCGCCCGGCCGCGCACCTTGGACATCCTGGCCTGGGAGCTTATGACCCGCAACCGCTACACCCGCCTGCTCGAATACCCGCGTGTCCGCGCGGCCCTGGAATTTTTCGAAACCGTCACCGGCGAGGTGCCCGAATCCCTGGATCTGACGGCGGTGGTGGCCGTGCTTGGCGGCGCCGGCATCTTCCTGGCGGTACGCTCCCGGCAAAGCGGGGTGTTTGGCGGCCTCAATCTCTATGACGATACCGACCGCGAACGCGTGGACCGCGTACTGGATCTGCTCCTGTCCGGCATCATGCGCGAGGCCGAAGTCCGTCTGTAA